In Xiphophorus maculatus strain JP 163 A chromosome 2, X_maculatus-5.0-male, whole genome shotgun sequence, one genomic interval encodes:
- the ccdc77 gene encoding coiled-coil domain-containing protein 77 isoform X1, whose product MPQPIRPLCAQHPLRWRHLRHRNKQPEMFGRMGSPAKHGTPHRVSIHSPSKDLDSPLPPIEERLAYLRPSRELLQFYRQKIAQYDGEHEELLQMLEKFKSIAEDQHKLQYDIQEREREVTQLQNALSDMQVYLFQEREQSLRLYAENDRLKIRELEDRKKIQHLLALVGPDAGEITYFHQEPPHKVTITQRHPESVFDENLSLRPTKLRPAAATKEANRKTKSAGDGVEKYRNDNQTLLLQVEALQAQMEEQTRLVREQIEALLEDRRIITEESQAQRHRDQERIAALSEKLQQTQNLLHESTRDFLQQKFDARANEKSWIVEKDRLLRELDSCHNRLRRAKARFDGTELTRSWQPSSSRSALFLPQPQHELSDKHKQEKKALQDDLKQAHKLAEMFREQCITLETELSQIREEGDVGREIFKERSDKMASRLQLMTQRYEALEKRRVMEVEGFKADLKLLRQKLKDVEKQLLKVTLNIGPNQDLAILHEVRQTNSRTKKVQNELMALKAKIYGLENELRIS is encoded by the exons ATGCCCCAGCCTATCAG GCCTCTGTGTGCGCAACATCCTCTCCGGTGGAGACACCTGAGACACCGCAATAAACAACCAG AGATGTTTGGAAGAATGGGATCTCCAGCAAAGCATGGAACGCCTCACAG AGTCAGCATTCATTCCCCCAGTAAAGATTTAGATTCCCCACTTCCTCCCATAGAGGAGCGTCTTGCTTACCTGCGTCCTTCCAGGGAGCTGCTGCAGTTCTACAGACAGAAGATCGCCCAGTATGATGGTGAACACGAAGAGCTGTTGCAAatgctggaaaagtttaaaagcaTCGCAGAGGATCAG CACAAACTGCAGTATGACATACAGGAGCGTGAAAGAGAAGTTACACAGCTTCAGAACGCTCTGAGTGACATGCAGGTCTACCTTTTCCAGGAGAGAGAGCAGTCGCTCCGACTTTATGCAGAAAATGACAGACTAAAGATCAG AGAGTTGGAGGACAGGAAAAAGATTCAACACCTTCTTGCTCTTGTCGGTCCTGATGCTGGAGAGATTACATACTTTCACCAAGAGCCTCCACACAAG GTCACAATTACTCAGAGGCACCCTGAGTCCGTGTTTGATGAAAATCTCAGTCTAAGGCCAACTAAACTAAGACCTGCTGCGGCAACAAAAG AGGctaacaggaaaacaaaatcagctgGTGATGGTGTAGAGAAGTACAGGAACGACAACCAGACATTATTGTTGCAG GTGGAGGCGCTGCAGGCTCAGATGGAGGAACAGACGCGTCTGGTCAGAGAGCAGATAGAAGCTCTCCTCGAGGATCGGAGGATCATAACAGAGGAATCTCAGGCACAGCGACACAGAGACCAGGAACGCATTGCTGCACTGAGTGAAAA GCTCCAGCAGACTCAGAACCTGTTGCATGAAAGCACAAGAGATTTCTTACAGCAGAAATTTGACGCTCGGGCCAATGAGAAAAGCTGGATTGTAGAAAAAGATCGGCTGCTGAGGGAGCTGGACTCCTGCCACAACCGACTGAGGAGGGCGAAGGCCCGGTTCGACGGCACTGAACTGACAAGATCCTGGcagcccagcagcagcagatcagctctttttcttcctcaaCCCCAACATGAGCTGTCTGACAAGCATAAGCAGGAGAAAAAG gctCTACAAGATGATCTGAAACAAGCTCACAAGTTGGCAGAGATGTTCAGAGAGCAATGTATCACACTGGAGACAGAACTGTCCCAAATCAGAGAGGAAGGAGACGTAGGCAGAGAAATATTTAAG GAGCGTTCAGACAAGATGGCCAGTCGCCTCCAGCTCATGACTCAGCGCTATGAGGCTTTGGAGAAGAGAAGGGTCATGGAGGTGGAGGGCTTTAAGGCAGATCTAAAACTCCTCAGACAGAAGCTCAAAGATGTAGAGAAACAGCTCCTCAAG GTCACATTAAACATTGGGCCCAACCAGGACCTAGCCATTCTGCATGAAGTACGACAAACTAATTCAAGGACGAAAAAGGTTCAGAATGAGCTTATGGCTCTGAAAGCCAAAATTTATGGACTTGAAAACGAACTAAGAATCAGCTGA
- the ccdc77 gene encoding coiled-coil domain-containing protein 77 isoform X2, with translation MFGRMGSPAKHGTPHRVSIHSPSKDLDSPLPPIEERLAYLRPSRELLQFYRQKIAQYDGEHEELLQMLEKFKSIAEDQHKLQYDIQEREREVTQLQNALSDMQVYLFQEREQSLRLYAENDRLKIRELEDRKKIQHLLALVGPDAGEITYFHQEPPHKVTITQRHPESVFDENLSLRPTKLRPAAATKEANRKTKSAGDGVEKYRNDNQTLLLQVEALQAQMEEQTRLVREQIEALLEDRRIITEESQAQRHRDQERIAALSEKLQQTQNLLHESTRDFLQQKFDARANEKSWIVEKDRLLRELDSCHNRLRRAKARFDGTELTRSWQPSSSRSALFLPQPQHELSDKHKQEKKALQDDLKQAHKLAEMFREQCITLETELSQIREEGDVGREIFKERSDKMASRLQLMTQRYEALEKRRVMEVEGFKADLKLLRQKLKDVEKQLLKVTLNIGPNQDLAILHEVRQTNSRTKKVQNELMALKAKIYGLENELRIS, from the exons ATGTTTGGAAGAATGGGATCTCCAGCAAAGCATGGAACGCCTCACAG AGTCAGCATTCATTCCCCCAGTAAAGATTTAGATTCCCCACTTCCTCCCATAGAGGAGCGTCTTGCTTACCTGCGTCCTTCCAGGGAGCTGCTGCAGTTCTACAGACAGAAGATCGCCCAGTATGATGGTGAACACGAAGAGCTGTTGCAAatgctggaaaagtttaaaagcaTCGCAGAGGATCAG CACAAACTGCAGTATGACATACAGGAGCGTGAAAGAGAAGTTACACAGCTTCAGAACGCTCTGAGTGACATGCAGGTCTACCTTTTCCAGGAGAGAGAGCAGTCGCTCCGACTTTATGCAGAAAATGACAGACTAAAGATCAG AGAGTTGGAGGACAGGAAAAAGATTCAACACCTTCTTGCTCTTGTCGGTCCTGATGCTGGAGAGATTACATACTTTCACCAAGAGCCTCCACACAAG GTCACAATTACTCAGAGGCACCCTGAGTCCGTGTTTGATGAAAATCTCAGTCTAAGGCCAACTAAACTAAGACCTGCTGCGGCAACAAAAG AGGctaacaggaaaacaaaatcagctgGTGATGGTGTAGAGAAGTACAGGAACGACAACCAGACATTATTGTTGCAG GTGGAGGCGCTGCAGGCTCAGATGGAGGAACAGACGCGTCTGGTCAGAGAGCAGATAGAAGCTCTCCTCGAGGATCGGAGGATCATAACAGAGGAATCTCAGGCACAGCGACACAGAGACCAGGAACGCATTGCTGCACTGAGTGAAAA GCTCCAGCAGACTCAGAACCTGTTGCATGAAAGCACAAGAGATTTCTTACAGCAGAAATTTGACGCTCGGGCCAATGAGAAAAGCTGGATTGTAGAAAAAGATCGGCTGCTGAGGGAGCTGGACTCCTGCCACAACCGACTGAGGAGGGCGAAGGCCCGGTTCGACGGCACTGAACTGACAAGATCCTGGcagcccagcagcagcagatcagctctttttcttcctcaaCCCCAACATGAGCTGTCTGACAAGCATAAGCAGGAGAAAAAG gctCTACAAGATGATCTGAAACAAGCTCACAAGTTGGCAGAGATGTTCAGAGAGCAATGTATCACACTGGAGACAGAACTGTCCCAAATCAGAGAGGAAGGAGACGTAGGCAGAGAAATATTTAAG GAGCGTTCAGACAAGATGGCCAGTCGCCTCCAGCTCATGACTCAGCGCTATGAGGCTTTGGAGAAGAGAAGGGTCATGGAGGTGGAGGGCTTTAAGGCAGATCTAAAACTCCTCAGACAGAAGCTCAAAGATGTAGAGAAACAGCTCCTCAAG GTCACATTAAACATTGGGCCCAACCAGGACCTAGCCATTCTGCATGAAGTACGACAAACTAATTCAAGGACGAAAAAGGTTCAGAATGAGCTTATGGCTCTGAAAGCCAAAATTTATGGACTTGAAAACGAACTAAGAATCAGCTGA
- the LOC102224672 gene encoding haloacid dehalogenase-like hydrolase domain-containing 5 has product MQRLRCFKSFWQLLRSSCEGAAKQATSSRCYSHDPSSFGLLFDIDGVLVRGRTPIPAAKQCFRNLVDRHGKYKVPVVFVTNAGNCMRQTKAEHLSHLLEVEVSPDQVMLSHSPLRIFTQFHKKCVLVSGQGPVEEVAHNLGFEDVVTIDMVREAYPVLDMVDHNRRPKDFIPPNKDLRPINAIILFGEPIRWETNLQLIIDVLLTNGNPGNTWTLTQYPHIPVLACNMDLLWMAEAKNPRFGHGMFLVCLENLYKKVTGYDLKYEALIGKPSVVTYNYAELLIRQQAEKLGWNKPVKTLYAIGDNPMADIYGANLYNRYLQASKHANAKVQAKSCRGGADPTAQSVDDHRKMTSAEMGGATVAYGSEEDLPEACSSILVCTGVYSRDQQELPSDPAQTVTEQHIFHGHRDFRFDPTLTQPSFVVQDVKEAVELVFQQEGWPLE; this is encoded by the exons ATGCAGAGACTGAggtgttttaaaagtttctggCAGTTGCTCAGGTCAAGCTGCGAGGGAGCAGCGAAGCAGGCAACCAGCTCAAGATGTTATAGCCAT GACCCCAGCTCCTTTGGGCTCCTCTTTGACATAGATGGGGTCCTGGTCCGAGGCAGGACCCCGATCCCAGCAGCCAAGCAGTGCTTCAGGAACTTGGTGGACCGCCACGGGAAGTACAAGGTTCCTGTGGTCTTTGTTACAAACGCAGGGAACTGCATGAGGCAGACGAAAGCTGAGCATCTGTCTCATCTCCTTGAGGTCGAG GTGTCTCCAGACCAGGTGATGCTGTCCCACAGTCCTCTGCGAATATTTACCCAGTTTCACAAAAAGTGCGTGCTGGTCTCCGGTCAGGGTCCTGTTGAGGAGGTGGCTCACAA CCTGGGCTTTGAGGACGTGGTCACCATAGATATGGTTAGAGAGGCGTACCCTGTCCTGGATATGGTGGACCACAACAGAAGGCCCAAAGACTTT ATTCCACCCAACAAGGACTTACGGCCAATAAATG CCATAATTTTATTCGGTGAGCCAATCAGATGGGAGACCAACCTTCAGCTCATCATTGACGTTCTCCTAACCAACGGAAACCCGGGCAATACGTGGACCTTGACCCAGTATCCTCACATCCCGGTCCTGGCCTGCAATATGGACCTGCTGTGGATGGCAGAGGCGAAAAATCCAAG GTTTGGACATGGCATGTTCCTGGTTTGCTTAGAGAATTTGTACAAGAAGGTCACAGGTTATGATCTGAAGTATGAGGCTCTGATTGGTAAGCCGAGTGTGGTGACTTATAACTACGCCGAGCTGCTGATTAGACAGCAGGCAGAGAAGCTCGGCTGGAACAAACCTGTGAAGACGCTTTATGCTATCGG AGACAATCCCATGGCAGACATATATGGAGCCAACCTCTACAATCGCTACCTTCAGGCCTCTAAGCATGCCAATGCCAAAGTGCAGGCCAAGAGCTGCAGAGGAGGAGCGGATCCCACCGCTCAATCTGTCGACGACCATCGTAAAATGACATCGGCGGAAATGGGCGGCGCCACTGTCGCCTATGGGTCAGAGGAGGATCTCCCCGAGGCCTGTAGCTCCATCCTGGTCTGTACAGGAGTGTACAGCAGAGACCAGCAGGAGCTGCCTTCAGACCCGGCGCAAACAGTCACTGAGCAGCACATCTTCCACGGCCACAGGGACTTCCGTTTCGACCCCACCCTCACACAGCCGTCCTTCGTGGTGCAGGACGTGAAAGAGGCAGTGGAGTTGGTGTTCCAGCAGGAAGGCTGGCCTCTAGAGTAG
- the LOC102224937 gene encoding ras-related protein Rab-19-like: protein MQWCKWAGSWRSHLPRQSPESEVEDSFDFLFKIILVGDSDVGKTCMVQRFKSGIFIEKQQNTIGVDFTVRTLDIDGKKVKMQVWDTAGQERFRTITQSYYRSAHGAMVAYDISRRRTFESVPHWIREVEQYGAANVVVILVGNKSDLHAQRQVLFEDACTLAEKNSLLAALETSAKEAQNIEAAFILMARELLARNGMAITDQNSHCSPQFMLSDCSHPIQASISDDKKCGC, encoded by the exons ATGCAGTGGTGCAAGTGGGCTGGAAGCTGGAGGTCACATTTGCCAAGACAG TCTCCCGAGTCAGAAGTTGAAGACTcctttgactttctttttaaaatcatcctGGTCGGGGACTCAGATGTTGGAAAGACCTGCATGGTGCAGAGGTTCAAGTCGGGTATATTCATTGAGAAGCAGCAGAACACCATTGGGGTTGACTTCACCGTTCGAACACTGGACATTGATGGAAAAAAGGTGAAG ATGCAGGTGTGGGACACAGCCGGACAGGAGCGTTTCCGCACCATAACACAGAGCTACTACCGCAGTGCACATGGAGCCATGGTGGCCTACGACATCAGCCGCCGCAGGACATTTGAATCTGTTCCCCACTGGATCAGGGAGGTGGAGCAGTACGGAGCAGCCAATGTGGTAGTGATACTTGTTG GTAACAAGTCGGACCTCCATGCTCAGAGGCAGGTGCTGTTTGAAGACGCGTGCACTCTGGCTGAAAAGAACAGCCTGCTGGCTGCTCTGGAGACGTCGGCTAAGGAGGCCCAGAACATAGAAGCTGCCTTCATCCTCATGGCTCGGGAGCTGCTGGCACGCAACGGCATGGCCATCACAGATCAGAACTCTCATTGCTCTCCCCAGTTCATGCTGAGTGACTGCTCTCACCCGATTCAAGCCTCCATTTCTGACGATAAAAAGTGCGGGTGCTGA
- the ccdc34 gene encoding coiled-coil domain-containing protein 34 — translation MSEGRMPKFLPSDSEGFSSTPVKTSQDKDVHTAKYLDNGVVSDDEDTFSLLSPIYHDSDEEELKYTPDQQTSPRHSKDWSLWATPARSELPRTSLKKKQSVPLQLAGSPPLSAWEAWLVSKAKEDHLRLERKAEEDRLLREKEERQEREREQKKLVMEEKIREWLKIKRERERQEQLVKQRKDTEEMQRQQEKQREIECKSQQKYRDWLQKKNQEKLEKEKKEKMEAALKEEQERERRRKAEERFKEWLTKANEKIRAVPKTRSCSASPYENLHPAPSFYNPIPWKPIHIPPPQTSPNKTSERKPQRQKKIKQNPLFTYRQRNTASTTRFLNRR, via the exons ATGTCTGAAGGAAGGATGCCCAAGTTTCTCCCGTCTGACTCCGAAGGCTTCAGCTCGACTCCCGTCAAGACTAGCCAAGATAAAGACGTCCACACAGCCAAATATTTAGATAACGGCGTTGTGTCTGACGATGAAGATACGTTTTCGCTGCTTTCTCCCATCTATCACGACAGCGATGAAGAGGAGCTGAAGTACACCCCAGATCAGCAGACCTCACCCAGACACAGCAAGGACTGGAGTCTCTGGGCAACACCAGCTAG ATCTGAGCTGCCTAGGACGTCTTTAAAGAAGAAGCAGAGTGTACCTCTGCAGCTTGCAGGCTCACCTCCACTCAGTGCATGGGAGGCCTGGCTGGTGAGCAAAGCTAAGGAGGATCATCTTAGGCTGGAAAGGAAAGCAGAAGAG GACCGCTTGCTTAGAGAAAAGGAAGAACGACAAGAACgagaaagagagcagaagaaACTTGTCATGGAAGAGAAGATCCGAGAGTGGCTAAAAATTAAAAGGGAGCGA GAAAGGCAAGAGCAACTTGTAAAACAAAGGAAAGACACGGAGGAGATGCAGAGGCAGCAGGAAAAGCAAAGGGAGATCGAATGTAAATCCCAGCAGAAATACAGAGACTGGCTGCAAAAGAAGAACcaagaaaaacttgaaaaagaaaagaaggagaag ATGGAAGCTGCCCtgaaggaggagcaggagagaGAGCGCCGCAGGAAAGCAGAGGAGAGGTTTAAGGAGTGGCTGACGAAAGCCAACGAGAAAATCAGAGCTGTTCCCAAAACACGCTCTTGCTCTGCAA GCCCCTATGAGAATTTACACCCAGCGCCCAGCTTCTACAATCCAATCCCCTGGAAGCCGATTCATATCCCTCCTCCACAAACATCTCCGAACAAAACATCTGAGAGGAAACcacaaaggcagaaaaaaattaagcaaaatcCACTGTTTACCTATAGACAAAGAAACACAGCCAGCACAACACGTTTTCTGAACAGAAGATGA
- the slc15a5 gene encoding solute carrier family 15 member 5, which translates to MVAGGLKRAPDGWERVQPVSQTPTLDQRPQKKSYKKLQVVICVLLVELCERFTFFGIVCNMILFCTVKLGYDNFLAATVNLCFIGASTLSPVLVGWFAETCLGRTKVLYLCAFLHFFGTAMLPVVAFPFEDFYIDTHHMTHKLDPIEQQILFYVGLLAAALGIGGIRAILCPMGAYSLQSYNQHQLLSFFNWFYWLVNLNSTVVFLGIAYIQQSVAQNLGFLIPFTSVLLALIAIHMMRSKLTYKPKRGGSLLTTLGVFLNSFKMYCLRHRHLSGDEVSWLDRAKENNGGRYSETHVENVKVLTKLFPLYGLQLLYRVCITQIPSGYYIQAMNSNLHLNGLLLPIGAMNVISILPLLLLAPLMEFVTTYFLSMEKTPLAPARVIMFFCHYSTLSVLLALGHACAAVSVLVAGLVELHRKAHPLVEQTLSGKVLHVSSMPCFQLAPQYILLGVAEALVTPSCSLISFQLIPSHIRGISLHFLTLSYGGGCLLGAFIIQLVHFCSGGNFYPNSLHDGNLERFFFLLASLMTINTLLFWRLSYRYMDLSVQGKPLSSSSLSDKLLQYKATLRFYDTVEHLSTDSVL; encoded by the exons ATGGTGGCAGGAGGACTGAAAAGAGCGCCGGACGGCTGGGAAAGAGTGCAACCAGTCTCCCAGACTCCTACTTTGGACCAGAGACCACAGAAGAAATCTTACAAGAAACTCCAAGTTGTCATCTGTGTTCTGCTTGTGGAGCTGTGCGAGAGGTTTACATTCTTTGGGATTGTTTGTAACATGATTCTGTTTTGCACCGTGAAGCTGGGCTATGACAACTTCCTGGCTGCAACCGTCAACCTGTGCTTCATAGGAGCCAGCACCCTGAGCCCTGTTCTGGTCGGGTGGTTTGCAGAAACCTGCTTAGGAAGGACTAAGGTCCTTTACTTGTGTgcctttcttcatttctttg GTACAGCCATGCTGCCAGTGGTTGCGTTTCCATTTGAAGATTTCTACATTGACACTCATCACATGACCCATAAGTTGGACCCCATTGAGCAGCAGATCTTGTTTTATGTGGGTCTCCTGGCTGCTGCGCTGGGCATCGGTGGCATCAGGGCCATCCTCTGTCCAATGGGAGCCTACAGCCTGCAGAGCTACAACCAGCACCAGCTCCTGTCCTTCTTCAACTG GTTCTACTGGCTAGTGAATCTGAATTCCACTGTCGTGTTTTTGGGCATCGCTTACATCCAGCAGTCTGTGGCCCAAAATCTGGGCTTCCTCATCCCTTTCACCTCCGTGCTGCTGGCTCTCATCGCCATCCACATGATGCGCAGCAAACTCACCTACAAACCTAAGAGAG GTGGATCCTTACTGACCACACTAGGAGTTTTCCTGAACTCTTTCAAAATGTACTGTCTCCGTCATCGCCACCTGAGTGGAGATGAGGTGTCCTGGCTGGACCGGGCCAAAGAGAACAATGGTGGGCGGTACAGCGAGACCCATGTGGAAAATGTAAAAGTCTTGACGAAGCTCTTTCCTCTCTATGGACTTCAGCTGCTGTACAGAGTCTGCATCACACAG ATTCCCTCAGGTTACTACATACAGGCCATGAACTCTAACCTCCACCTGAATGGCCTTCTGCTGCCCATCGGTGCCATGAATGTCATCAGCATCCTGCCTCTGCTGCTCTTAGCCCCGCTGATGGAGTTCGTGACAACCTACTTCCTCTCCATGGAGAAAACTCCACTGGCACCTGCAAGAGTCATCA TGTTCTTTTGCCATTATTCCACGCTGTCTGTCCTCTTAGCTTTGGGCCATGCATGTGCTGCTGTGTCTGTCCTGGTGGCGGGTTTGGTGGAGCTGCATAGGAAGGCCCACCCACTGGTGGAGCAGACCCTCTCCGGGAAGGTTCTGCATGTGTCATCCATGCCGTGTTTCCAGCTGGCACCTCAATACATCCTGCTCGGTGTGGCTGAAGCTCTCGTCACTCCTTCGT GTTCCCTCATATCCTTCCAGCTGATCCCAAGCCACATCAGAGGGATCTCCCTGCACTTCCTCACTCTGTCCTATGGAGGGGGCTGTTTACTTGGTGCCTTCATCATTCAGCTTGTGCATTTTTGCTCTGGag GAAACTTCTACCCAAACTCTCTGCATGATGGGAATCTTGAGAGATTCTTCTTCCTTCTGGCCTCATTGATGACTATAAATACTCTTCTGTTCTGGAGATTATCATACAG GTACATGGACCTGAGTGTTCAGGGGAAACCACTGAGCAGCAGCTCTCTGTCTGACAAGCTGCTGCAATACAAGGCCACACTGCGCTTCTACGACACTGTAGAACATCTCTCTACTGACTCTGTTTTATGA
- the LOC106699746 gene encoding E3 ubiquitin/ISG15 ligase TRIM25-like produces MASSLDLLDCSICLQMLDEPVTTACGHSFCKKCINTFWDTGPNLEEKYTCPQCRTTFSPKPALQRNTVLANLLEEHKKKPSQSAAGGANDVALPGDVPCDCCTKRKQKAEMYCLMCLASFCETHLQPHFELPVLKKHKLIQASTRIKESICSRHDRLFEIYCRTDKQLVCPLCVVQHKNHDIVEVTAEVKAKQEELERTRKKIADTVRVSQCKIGQLEEAAKSIRDAAWESSNNFEQRCTEHLRLHNHFLEKKCLEMRDKVEKVEKAGVDWTNGHKAQLEYEVHKLREMDHNLCQLAQADDPIQFLKDIQAVGGLPVFSGSHEELVPLKEFVSAKTNQLKSMCDIQNVQLFGHFMDNIMLHIPGKLHIKPTSRKDLLTKFICPTLDPNTVHGCLYMANTKRELSWGITGQAHPDHPDRFSHFYQSLCQDDLQENHYWEVEWDGGLIEVAVSYKGIQRKGQGKDCCFGHNKLSWKIICSPSSCTFWHNSLHKGLIPPAQSRRVGVHLEYNEGKLSFYSVSRCGELMLLHRVQTTFSEPLYPGFSVDLGANLTMCEF; encoded by the exons ATGGCTTCCAGTCTGGACCTGTTGGATTGCTCTATTTGTCTACAAATGCTGGACGAACCTGTGACTACTGCCTGTGGACACAGCTTCTGTAAGAAATGTATAAACACTTTCTGGGACACAGGACCAAACCTCGAAGAAAAATACACTTGTCCTCAGTGCCGGACAACTTTCAGCCCAAAGCCTGCTCTTCAGAGAAACACAGTCTTGGCTAATCTGTTGGAGGAGCACAAGAAGAAACCCAGTCAAAGTGCTGCTGGTGGTGCAAATGATGTTGCTTTACCAGGGGATGTGCCGTGTGATTGTTGCactaagagaaaacaaaaagctgagaTGTATTGTCTCATGTGTCTTGCTTCCTTCTGTGAGACACATCTGCAGCCTCATTTTGAACTTCCTGTACTAAAGAAGCACAAGCTGATTCAGGCCTCTACGAGAATCAAGGAAAGTATCTGCTCCCGTCATGACAGACTTTTTGAAATTTACTGTCGCACCGATAAGCAGCTGGTTTGTCCACTTTGTGTGGTGCAGCACAAAAATCATGACATTGTGGAAGTCACAGCAGAAGTCAAAGCAAAGCAG GAGGAGTTGGAAAGAACCAGAAAGAAAATTGCAGATACAGTTCGGGTTTCGCAGTGTAAAATAGGACAGCTAGAGGAAGCAGCAAAATCTATTAGA GATGCTGCTTGGGAGTCAAGTAACAACTTTGAGCAGCGATGCACCGAACATCTCCGTTTACACAATCACTTTCTGGAAAAGAAATGTCTTGAGATGAGAGACAAAGTTGAAAAGGTAGAGAAAGCTGGAGTTGACTGGACTAACGGTCACAAAGCACAACTGGAGTATGAAGTTCATAAACTGAGGGAAATGGATCATAATCTCTGCCAGCTTGCACAAGCAGATGATCCCATTCAGTTCCTAAAG GATATTCAAGCTGTGGGTGGCCTCCCTGTGTTTTCAGGTTCACATGAAGAACTGGTGCCTCTGAAAGAGTTTGTGTCTGCAAAAACCAACCAATTAAAAAGCATGTGTGACATACAGAATGTACAATTATTTGGCCATTTTATGGATAATATAA tgTTGCATATTCCCGGAAAGCTTCATATCAAACCAACATCAAGAAAAGACTTACTGACCAAGTTTATAT GTCCTACGCTGGATCCTAACACAGTGCATGGGTGTCTATACATGGCAAATACCAAGAGAGAGCTATCATGGGGAATAACAGGCCAGGCTCATCCTGATCACCCTGACAGATTCTCCCACTTTTACCAATCGCTGTGCCAAGACGACCTTCAAGAAAACCActactgggaggtggagtggGACGGTGGCCTCATTGAGGTGGCTGTGTCATATAAAGGCATACAAAGAAAAGGGCAGGGTAAAGACTGCTGCTTCGGACACAACAAGCTGTCTTGGAAAATCATCTGTTCTCCTTCTAGTTGCACTTTTTGGCACAACAGTCTTCATAAAGGTCTGATTCCCCCAGCTCAGTCACGTAGAGTGGGTGTGCACCTTGAGTACAATGAAGGGAAGTTGAGTTTCTACAGTGTTTCACGCTGTGGCGAGCTCATGCTACTGCACCGAGTCCAGACAACATTCAGTGAACCTCTCTATCCTGGCTTCAGTGTGGATTTAGGAGCGAACCTAACAATGTGTGAGTTTTAA